The bacterium (Candidatus Blackallbacteria) CG13_big_fil_rev_8_21_14_2_50_49_14 genome window below encodes:
- a CDS encoding bifunctional molybdenum cofactor guanylyltransferase MobA/molybdopterin-guanine dinucleotide biosynthesis adaptor protein MobB (in Escherichia coli MobA links a guanosine 5'-phosphate to molydopterin to form molybdopterin guanine dinucleotide during molybdenum cofactor biosynthesis; MobB is not essential but has been found to interact with multiple proteins involved in the molybdopterin guanine dinucleotide cofactor biosynthesis pathway) produces the protein MIIKHQKTHQAEFFHPLTLAVCGLSHSGKTSLIKTLIAKYSKSFRVGYLKHDAHSFTMDTPGKDTFLAREAGAAKVLISNAHEQAALAPEPLDLLEKRQAFQNCDFLFVEGYKESNWPKWVFLDAQGIMLERVKSGEINQVLAYICEFKPPADLPVPAFCRSDIQAISEFFETWLGSQISNRPFNGLVLAGGMSQRMGQDKAALVYRDKTQLETSTELLASLCQQVYVSCRGEQKNSLQALTAFPVLEDRLLGLGPLGGILTAFLHQPEAAWLVLAVDLPWLDSATLQYLIQNRDPFALATAFRSSTDGLPEPLCAIYEPRFKERLFAFLGAGYQCPRKALLNSPIQYLELPEPHRLANANTPQDYEAIRREMADGNRSGTLLLGEKA, from the coding sequence GTGATTATCAAGCATCAGAAGACACACCAAGCTGAGTTTTTTCACCCGCTTACGCTGGCGGTCTGCGGTCTGAGTCATTCTGGAAAAACAAGCTTGATTAAAACACTGATAGCAAAATATAGCAAAAGTTTTCGGGTGGGGTATCTCAAGCATGATGCTCATTCTTTTACGATGGATACGCCCGGTAAAGATACCTTTCTGGCGCGAGAGGCTGGAGCGGCAAAAGTCTTGATTTCAAATGCCCATGAACAGGCCGCACTTGCACCAGAGCCCCTTGATTTGCTTGAGAAACGCCAGGCCTTTCAAAACTGTGATTTTTTATTTGTCGAAGGTTATAAAGAAAGCAACTGGCCTAAATGGGTCTTTCTCGATGCTCAGGGAATCATGCTTGAGCGTGTGAAATCAGGAGAAATCAACCAGGTATTGGCTTATATCTGCGAATTTAAACCTCCTGCAGATCTACCTGTTCCTGCCTTTTGTCGTTCGGATATTCAGGCGATCTCCGAATTTTTTGAAACTTGGCTGGGTTCACAGATCTCTAACCGCCCTTTCAATGGCCTGGTTCTGGCGGGTGGAATGAGTCAACGCATGGGGCAGGACAAAGCGGCATTGGTTTACCGGGATAAAACGCAATTGGAAACAAGTACGGAACTTTTAGCCTCTCTCTGTCAGCAGGTCTATGTTTCCTGTCGGGGTGAACAAAAAAACAGTCTTCAGGCCTTAACGGCTTTTCCTGTGCTGGAAGACCGCCTGCTCGGGCTGGGACCTTTGGGGGGGATTTTAACCGCTTTTCTTCACCAACCTGAAGCGGCGTGGTTGGTTTTGGCCGTAGATTTACCCTGGCTCGATTCTGCAACCCTGCAATATCTAATTCAAAACCGGGATCCCTTTGCCCTTGCAACAGCCTTTCGCAGCAGCACTGATGGTTTGCCCGAGCCCCTGTGTGCGATTTATGAACCCAGATTCAAGGAGCGGCTGTTTGCTTTCTTGGGGGCTGGGTATCAATGTCCGCGCAAAGCCTTGCTCAATTCCCCGATCCAATACCTGGAACTGCCCGAACCCCACCG
- a CDS encoding molybdopterin molybdenumtransferase MoeA: MISVSEAMREILACIPSSPISELCLSEYYPAVLREPLVADRPFPPFDRVAMDGIALAHKTWQGGQRAFKVEAQQPAGTPAHTLHSELHCIEVMTGAVLPRGCDCVVKIEDLDLHEGRAHLKPDIKLQPRQNIHSQGSDYQTGEVLAKPGSILRAHHYAIAASVGKTSIKVSRLPRIALVSTGDELVQPSRSPLPHQIRSSNQSFFASALFQAHLAETENFHLPDSAPALESGLSSILAEFDMLIISGGVSMGLYDLVPGTLAKLGVRKIFHKVAQKPGKPLWFGVSQAGLPIFALPGNPVSAAICLYRYVFPALFQSLNRSPYPLSALLNQTVRFSKSLTQFLPVKLCQNESAQWLADPVKINGSGDFATLAKSDGFLELPAQPEVFEKGCAYPLWLWQV, encoded by the coding sequence ATGATCTCAGTTTCAGAGGCTATGCGTGAAATTCTGGCTTGTATTCCCTCCTCTCCAATCAGCGAGTTATGTTTAAGTGAGTATTATCCAGCCGTTTTGCGTGAGCCTCTGGTTGCTGATCGGCCTTTTCCACCTTTTGACAGAGTCGCCATGGATGGCATTGCACTTGCCCATAAAACCTGGCAAGGGGGGCAACGAGCATTTAAAGTTGAAGCCCAACAGCCAGCCGGAACCCCCGCTCACACACTCCACTCAGAATTACATTGTATAGAAGTAATGACAGGTGCCGTTTTGCCAAGGGGATGCGACTGTGTTGTAAAAATAGAAGATTTAGATCTCCATGAAGGCAGGGCCCATCTTAAGCCAGATATCAAGCTTCAACCCAGACAAAATATTCATTCCCAGGGCAGTGATTATCAAACGGGTGAAGTTTTGGCCAAGCCCGGCAGTATCCTGCGTGCGCATCATTATGCAATAGCTGCTTCTGTAGGAAAAACAAGCATAAAGGTTTCGAGGTTACCCCGTATTGCTTTGGTCAGTACAGGAGATGAATTGGTACAACCTTCACGCTCACCCTTGCCACATCAAATTCGAAGTTCAAACCAAAGTTTTTTTGCCTCTGCTTTGTTCCAGGCGCATCTTGCTGAAACAGAAAATTTTCATCTGCCGGATTCAGCACCTGCTTTGGAGTCGGGTTTGTCCAGCATCTTGGCTGAGTTTGATATGCTGATTATTTCTGGTGGTGTTTCCATGGGCCTTTATGATTTGGTGCCTGGCACGCTTGCAAAACTTGGGGTGAGAAAGATTTTTCATAAGGTCGCACAAAAACCTGGAAAACCTCTTTGGTTTGGAGTCAGTCAAGCGGGACTGCCCATCTTTGCTTTGCCTGGCAATCCTGTATCTGCAGCAATCTGTCTGTATAGGTATGTCTTCCCAGCTCTTTTTCAATCCCTGAATCGTTCCCCGTACCCTCTTTCAGCACTGCTCAACCAGACGGTCAGATTTTCGAAAAGCTTGACACAATTTTTGCCCGTGAAACTGTGTCAAAATGAATCTGCTCAGTGGTTGGCAGACCCAGTGAAAATAAATGGTTCAGGTGATTTTGCAACGTTGGCCAAGAGTGACGGTTTTTTAGAATTGCCTGCTCAGCCTGAAGTTTTTGAGAAAGGATGTGCTTATCCTCTGTGGCTCTGGCAAGTATAA
- a CDS encoding twin-arginine translocase TatA/TatE family subunit produces MFGIGVPELLLILVLALIIFGPGKLPEVGKAIGRGLSEFRKAAKDVQEAADLSLTEKTGESSAEDAKKVEKSKV; encoded by the coding sequence ATGTTTGGAATTGGTGTACCTGAACTTTTACTGATTCTGGTCCTGGCCTTGATTATCTTTGGTCCAGGAAAATTACCTGAGGTGGGAAAGGCCATTGGCAGAGGTCTTTCAGAATTTCGCAAAGCCGCTAAAGATGTACAGGAGGCTGCAGACCTGAGTTTAACTGAAAAAACAGGCGAATCAAGTGCTGAAGATGCTAAAAAGGTAGAAAAATCCAAGGTATGA
- the moaC gene encoding cyclic pyranopterin monophosphate synthase MoaC → MPGLSHIDAQNLPTMVDIGGKKPTRREAIAQTLVILPPEILACLTPEGEVLGPKGPVFQTAIIAGTMAVKRTHDLIPFCHPLPIENCKIEIEFYSENQIAIRCSVCVTHKTGVEMEALTGATVAALTVYDMCKALSHLIVIQETRLLSKTGGKCDYQASEDTPS, encoded by the coding sequence ATGCCTGGCCTGAGCCATATTGATGCTCAGAATTTACCTACAATGGTGGATATTGGTGGCAAAAAACCGACACGAAGGGAGGCCATTGCCCAGACTCTCGTTATCCTTCCTCCTGAAATTTTGGCCTGTCTGACCCCTGAAGGGGAAGTGCTCGGCCCCAAAGGCCCTGTCTTTCAAACGGCTATAATTGCAGGGACGATGGCTGTAAAACGTACCCATGATCTGATTCCTTTCTGTCACCCGCTGCCGATTGAAAATTGTAAGATTGAGATAGAATTTTACTCGGAAAATCAGATAGCGATCCGCTGTAGTGTGTGTGTAACGCACAAAACAGGAGTAGAAATGGAAGCTTTAACCGGCGCAACAGTGGCGGCTTTGACCGTATATGACATGTGCAAGGCCCTTTCACATTTGATCGTGATTCAAGAAACCCGGTTACTGAGTAAAACCGGAGGCAAATGTGATTATCAAGCATCAGAAGACACACCAAGCTGA
- the moaA gene encoding GTP 3',8-cyclase MoaA produces the protein MCLSSVALASIIPSSFDQKEAKQLLDPHGRRIRKLRVSLLDACNFRCFYCMPEKIRFSSLRNALKIEELTGICSALVAAGITQIRLTGGEPTLRPDFQEVVKSLSQLPIEKLGLTSNGFLLEQHLAFLKLMGCHYLNISLDSLSEENFNRMTRSKGFSNVLSSVLKARELGFSLKLNTVVMRNENDHEILDFVRFSEETGIEIRFLELMKIGQACQYQSDAFVSAEEMLDRIQAQIALQPVQVDRDSTAFSFHTARGGRIGFIASESRPFCGSCSRLRLSHDGQLRACLMLNRGESLRNLDPAGLEQATQQVLAMKPITRLDSISQDMYRIGG, from the coding sequence ATGTGCTTATCCTCTGTGGCTCTGGCAAGTATAATTCCATCTTCATTCGATCAAAAAGAGGCAAAACAGCTTTTGGATCCGCACGGAAGAAGAATTCGAAAATTGCGTGTATCCTTACTTGATGCTTGTAATTTCCGTTGCTTTTATTGTATGCCTGAAAAGATCCGCTTTTCATCTCTCCGCAATGCTTTGAAGATTGAAGAACTTACTGGAATTTGTTCCGCTTTGGTTGCTGCTGGGATTACCCAGATTCGTCTGACTGGTGGTGAGCCTACCCTTCGTCCTGATTTTCAGGAGGTGGTTAAAAGCCTGTCCCAACTTCCCATTGAAAAATTAGGGTTGACCAGCAATGGGTTCCTTCTGGAGCAGCATTTGGCTTTTCTAAAGCTGATGGGCTGCCACTATCTGAACATCAGCCTGGATTCGCTCTCTGAAGAGAATTTTAATCGCATGACCCGTTCCAAAGGCTTTTCAAACGTTTTATCCTCGGTATTAAAAGCCCGTGAATTGGGGTTTTCGCTCAAACTCAATACGGTAGTGATGCGGAATGAAAATGACCATGAAATTCTGGATTTTGTACGTTTTTCAGAAGAAACAGGTATTGAGATCAGATTTTTGGAATTGATGAAAATAGGTCAGGCTTGTCAATACCAGTCTGATGCTTTTGTATCTGCTGAAGAGATGCTTGATCGCATTCAGGCTCAGATTGCTTTGCAACCCGTTCAAGTAGATAGAGATTCGACAGCCTTTAGTTTTCATACCGCGCGGGGGGGACGCATTGGGTTTATTGCTTCAGAGTCTCGTCCTTTCTGTGGCAGTTGTTCTCGCTTGCGCCTCAGCCATGACGGCCAGTTACGCGCCTGTCTGATGTTGAATAGGGGTGAAAGCCTGAGGAATTTGGACCCCGCTGGTTTAGAGCAGGCAACACAACAGGTTCTCGCGATGAAACCGATTACACGTCTTGATTCGATTTCTCAAGACATGTATAGGATAGGGGGTTAG